tttaccaTAAAAATGCAAACTGGAATAAACACCATCTCTCCTAAGGTGGACGTTACAGCTATTTTTAAGTATTTCCAAGCTTCCCTTGGAGAAGCTGacaattataaaatttaacaaGTTTGCAGCCTTAAATCTGAAACGTtccaagtaaaaataatttagcaAAACGGCTTCTTAAAAAAACCACACAGGCTAACCTTGACTAGAAACCAAAGCTAATTTTAAACCagcctgcttttttgttttatgcTGAATGACTTGAGTTTGTAAAAAGTGAATGTCTGGGACCCCTGTGTACCACCTGACGCTCTTCTGTTGTATGCTGAATGACTTGAATTCGTACAAAGTGAATGTTTGGGACTCTTCTGTATCCCGTCTGCACCAGCCCACGCCCGTAAAGAGTTTCCGTGTTTCGGAGCACGCAGCTTCCTTCCGGTGACAATCGCGTCAACAGCCACTTGCCTTTAGCATCCCACCCAAACTTCATTCCCGACAGGTTAACCctacagaaaaggggaaaaacaaaacaaaaaacgggagaaacaaaaaacaaaccaaagaccTCCAGCGAGACGCTTCCTGTTCTTAATGCCCGGTGGGGCCGCGGCTGACGGACTGGAAGCCGGTACGTCCCCGTCACTGCGGCCTGGCTCTGCTCCTGTGAGGTCAGGACACGGTGTCTCCTTGCGGTGGCCCGATGCCGCGCAGCTGGTCTGGCTGCGCCCGGCGGGGTCTCCGATGCTCAAGGCTCGCAGCCCCCTGAGCTTCTCCTGATCCAGGGAGGACCGGCGACATTAAAGCGACTGGATCAACAGTTTGATGGGAAACCGAAGCTCGTGATCACGAGCCCGACGCACTAGGGCTGCCGCCTGGAGGATACTCTGGAGGAAAAGCCTGGGGCCCTGCGCTCCTCGCCGGGACGCTCCCCGGGCCGCTCCCCGGGCGCCCGTGGCACGGCCGGTCTCCGGGAAGGCGGCCCCGGGGCGCGCGGCCTGCATTACCTATTCCAGGCGCTGCGGTGGCGGCCGGCGGAGCCTGAGCGCGGCCTGTCGTCGCCCCGCCGATGGCGGCTGCGCTTCCGGCTGGAGCTAGCCCTGCGGTCCCGCTCGCGGCCACGGCTCTGGCTCTTCTCCCGCCGGCTGCGCCGCTCTCGGCTGCGGCTGCGGGACTTGCGGGAGCGGCCGCGCTCCTCGGGGCTAGCACTGCGGCCTTGGCGCGAGCGCTTGCGGTGCGCCCGCCGCTCCCTGCGCGGCCTGCCGTCCTCCCGGCTGCCTGCCCGCCGCCGCGGCACGCTGCGCTCCCGCTTGTGCCTGCGCTCGCCATCGCCGCCCTCGTCCCGGCCCGCCCCGCCGCCGGCCCGGCCGCCGCCCCCGCTGGGCTCCCGGTTGCACTTGTCTTGCTCGGAGCGCGCGTCCTTCCGGGGCGCACTCGGCTCGCAGGCGGCGGGCGCGGCCTTGGGCTGCTGGGTGTTGTCCGGGATGCAGGCCAGCACGGCGGGGCACCTCTTCTCCGAGTGGCCGGCGTCCGGGCCTCGAGGGTCCTGCCCCTCCTTGCCCGGGGCCGCCTCCTCCTGGGCAGCAGCGGGAGCAGCGGCGGCACTCCCGTTCAGGTTCTGGGGGGCGGCCGGCCGCACCGCGGGCTCCCGGTCCCGGGGCGCGGCGCCGGCCGAGGCCGACACGGTGTGCAGGATGTCCAACACCGGCCGGAGCAGGTCGGCGGGGGAGGCGGGGCCCGACTCGGCAGCGGTGGCACGCGGCTCGTCCGCCTTCTTGCTGAGCAGCAGGCTGAGCAGACGCGCGCGCAGCTCACGCTCCCGACGCTGCAGGCCCAGCGCgcgctccttctcctcctccacacGCCGCAGCTCGGCCTCCTGCAGCCGCCGCCGCTCCTCCAGCTGCTGCAGCCGCAGGCTCTCCTCCTTGTGCTCGTGCTCGTGCAGCTTGGCGGCCTGCGGGACAGAGCGGGGCGGCGGGGCATGAGCCGGGCTCTCAGCGCGGGTGGGCGCTCCAAGGACAGCCCGGCTGGAGCGCGGCCCGCTGGGTCCAACCACACCGGGAGTCCTGCGACCGGCAGCTGGGGGTTAAGTCCGGCCAAGCTCCTGGGCACAACCCTGGGGAGGGGCGCCTATCGGGGTCCGGGCCCCTCCGGGTGGCACACTCGGAGGCCATGATCACCAGCCAGGAGGCTGCCTGGCAAAGCTCCTGGGCACAACCCtggcgggggtggcggggagcGGCGCCTCTCAAGGCAGCCCAGGCCCCTCCAAATGGCATGCTCGCAGACCACGATCGTCAGCCAGGAGCAAGCCCGGCCGATTCCCAGCACAGCCCTCCTGAAAGGCCCCTCTCGGGCGGACCAGGCCTCTCCGGGTGGCACGCTCGGAAGCCACGATCGTCAGCCAGGAGCAAGCCCGGCAAACCTCCTCGGCACAGCCCTGGGTGGGGGGGCGCCTCGAGGGCGGCCCGGGCCCTCCGGTGCACGCTCCCTGCCACGTGGGCCCCAGATTACTGTGCGGACAGTTGACATCCCGCGTGGGTGTGGGAGGcgtggaggcctggcctgctcgGGGTCTTCAACGTTCACCACGCAATAAGAACACAGCTCTCGGCGCGCACGCTGCTCTCCTTTCCGCAGACTGGTCACAACTGTAACCAGATGGCAGGTGAGGGTCGCCCCGCGCCTGCCTGGGCTCTACGCGCGCCACCCACACAGGGCAGCAGGGACCCTCCAGCTTCACGGCCGTGGGGGCAGGAGAACAGCCCGGCTCCGAGGACTGACATGGGGACCGCGCCTTGTCTGGAGCCCGCCCTGTCCTCCCGGGCGGTCGGGGACGCCTGGCCTGAAGGACACCGGTGCCATGGGCTCGGCGGGAGCGCGTAGAGAGTCGTGGGGCCAGGCGGGGGCCCTTCCATCGCTGGGGAAGCCCGGCCACCCCGCGGCTGCGGCGCCGGGCCTCGGAGGCCTGGTTGCGGGGACGCAGACCCACAGCGCTGCCATTTCTTCGGGGTACAGCCCGGGCCTGGGGCAACACAGGGGGCTGCAACCGCGGTCCCCCGCGACAAACGCCATCCCTGGGCTAGAACCGGGCGCCAGGGAGAAGCGGCACGTCCGTGAAGGCCAGGCCTCCCAAGGGCCGATCCTCCCTGAACAGCCAGGCATCCCTATGGGCTGGCAGGCCATGTGGGCGGGGCATCCCCCAGGGTAGGGCATCCCTATAGGCTGGCAGGCCCTGTGGGCGGAGCTTCCCAGGGGCGGAGCATACCCGTGGGCAGGTCATCCATGGGGATGGGACATCCCTATAGGCTGGCAGGCCCTGTGAGGGGGCATGGCCCAGCGTAGGGCATCCCTATAGGCTGGCAGGCCATGTGGGCAGGGCCTCCCCGAGGGTACGGCATCCCAAGGGCCGATCCTCCCTCTGTACCAGGCATCCCCGAGCGTGGGCCACCCCGCAATGGGTGGAGCGCCCATGGATGTGGGTCATCCCTAGAGGCTGGCAGTCCCTGTGGGCGCGTCACTCCCTGTGGGCGGAGCTTCCCGAGGGCGGGGCGTCCCCCTGGGCGGGCGGTACCTTGGCGCGGCTCAGCAGCTCGGCCACCAGCCGGATAGACTGCAGGTTGCGCTGTGCCAGCAGCAGCTTGCGCTCCTCCAGCCGGATCCTCTCCTGCAGCTTGCGCTGCTCCTCCGCCTGCAGCTTCTCCAGCTTCTTCTGGCTGCGCCGCAGCTCGCGGTCCCGCTGCTTCTGCTCGCGCCTCCGCAGCTTTTCCTCGCGCTTCCGCTCGCGCTCCTGTTCCTCCAGCTCCTTCTGCTTCCTGGGCGGGCGGGTGGGACATGACGGCTCCGTGAGGGCCATGGGGCCCGGGTTGGTGATCGCAGCACTTGGCTCCTTAGCGCTCTGTCCGCACAGACATCTCAGCCACGGCCGAGGACCCCAGGAGCGAGGCGCGCACAGGGCGAGGCTTTCCCATGTTTCCAGGGAGAGCCTGGCTAAACCCAACCCCAGCCCAGACAACTGAACAAGGCTGATGGTGGGAAGCGGAGTTTTTCACCAGATCCAGCTGCTCCTGTAGGGACCACAGCAGACGAACCAGGACGGGCCTCAGCAGCACAGGGAGGAGGCCCTCCACCACGGGCACCACACAGGCACAGCCCGAGCGCTGGACAGGCCCTGCTCCCAACGCCGGAGAGACCCCTGCCCTGGGCTTTCCCACCCCGAGCCCCCAGCCCCGGAGCTGGAGGGGAGCAGGCATGCACCCGGTGACAGGAAGGTTCCAGAAGCACCCAGCTACTGGAAGCCCCCGAGAGCACACAGCATGACGTTTCATGGGGACTTGCAGAAAAGGCACACGCTCAGTGACACACAGCCAATCTGCTTGCTCTGGGGAGGGGGTGTCCCCCAACGGGGGGCCCCACATAACGCATCCCTGGGGGAAACCCCGTGAGGTCACCGCGTAGATAGCACCTGGAGACAGTGGCGGTCCCGTAAGCACCCGCACAGCGCCGGCCAGCTCAGACCCAACGGCACCCTGTCCTCATCCAGAAACCAGGACCCCCACACGACTGGGAGGGATCCAGACCTCCAGGGGCAGGAAGACCAATGAGCGTGTCCTCATGGAACACTCGCACCCCTCAGTCTTAACCTTCAGGCCAGGGGCAGGGCGGGCACAGCAGAGACGCAAGGCCGCCCTGGACAGCATGTGGCACGGGGACGCCAGGGCCAGGAAGGATACTGTGCAGAAGAGCCGGCATCACTCCCAGGGTGCCAGGTCAGCAGAGAAGCAGCTGGACAAGGAGGCCGGAGGACCCAAGCTCCAGCTGCAGAGGCGGCCACGCAGGGAGGCAAGGCGGCTCGCGAGAACGCTGGCGTCCAGGAGGCCACACGCCAGAAGGTCTCCCTCGGCAGGGATCAGTGAGGGGCTGCCGCTCAGACTGCTAGTCAGGGGCCCTGAGTGCCCAGAGCCCTCAGCTGTCCAGCTAAGGGCCCGTGACCAGGAACAGGACTGCTGCAGGCCACGCTGTACCTCATTAGCAGCAAAGGACCAACTCGCTCGCCTCTGACGAAGGACAAGACGCCCAGGCTCCCGGGCTGGCCCGCAGGCTAACAGTGAGGCCAACTGGGCTTGGACACACAGCCCTGCACACCCGAGGGCCTCCTGGGCACCCACGGGCCCACGTTTCATGCCAGGCCAGCCATGCCCAACCTCCTCAGCCCTGTCAGAGGTACCGCCCCGCCGGCTGTGAGCTGGTCTCCCCCCACGACACCCCTTGCCGCCTGAGCTCAAAGGCCACCCTCAGGGCGGTTTCCCCACATTAACGTGAAGGTGGAGAAAAGTGCCTGTCCCGAAACCGTAGAGAGGTCGTGGGGTAAGCTCTGTGACGCCCCAGAGAGGCCGTGGGGTAAGCTCTGTGACGCCCTAGAGGCTGTGGGGTAAGCTCTGTGACGCCCTAGAGAGGCCGTGGGGTAAGCTCTGTGACGCCCTAGAGGCCGTGGGGTAAGCTCTGTGATGCCCTAGAGAGGCCGTGGGGTAAGCTCTGTGACGCCCCAGAAAGGCCGTGGGGTAAGCTCTGTGACGCCCAGCTCAGGGACTTCGGACAAGGTCGATTGTGGAAGAGAGAGGACGGGCCCTGCCTGGGACCAGGACCCGTGGTGCGCATGCCGCCGGAGCTCCCTGGTTCAGCCTGTGGCCGGCATACCGACTCTAGGGCCTCGTCCAGTGTGAGATCCAAACTGCTCCCCGCTTGTGGCCGCCACCTGAGGCCCGCCACGAGGCCAGGACACCCCGCCCTCTCCGGGCATCTGTCCTCTCTGCAGCCACGGCCTCACTCCGGGGCTCCCGACCCCCTACCCGTGTCCACATCCTGGCCGGCTGCCTGCACAGAGGCCGGCACCATCCCCAGCACCTGCGGCTCTGGAAATGGGTTCCGGGGCAGACCGGGGAAGCGCTGACCCCAGAGACAGGCCCAAATCCGCGTTAGTGACCATCGG
The nucleotide sequence above comes from Bos javanicus breed banteng chromosome X, ARS-OSU_banteng_1.0, whole genome shotgun sequence. Encoded proteins:
- the AKAP17A gene encoding A-kinase anchor protein 17A yields the protein MAAATIVHDTSEAVELCPPYGLYLKPITKMTISVALPQLKQPGKSISNWEVMERLKGMVQHHQFSTLRISKSTMDFIRFEGEVENKSLVKSFLACLDGKTIKLSGFSDILKVRAAEFKVDFPTRHDWDSFFRDAKDMNETLPGERPDTIHLEGLPCKWFSLKESGSEKPSEEVLVRVFERFGEIRNVDIPMLDPYREEMTGRNFHTFSFGGHLNFEAYVQYREYAGFIQAMSALRGMKLMFKGEDGKAVACNIKVSFDSTKHLSDASIKKRQLERQKLQELEQQREEQKRREKEAEERQRAEERKQKELEEQERERKREEKLRRREQKQRDRELRRSQKKLEKLQAEEQRKLQERIRLEERKLLLAQRNLQSIRLVAELLSRAKAAKLHEHEHKEESLRLQQLEERRRLQEAELRRVEEEKERALGLQRRERELRARLLSLLLSKKADEPRATAAESGPASPADLLRPVLDILHTVSASAGAAPRDREPAVRPAAPQNLNGSAAAAPAAAQEEAAPGKEGQDPRGPDAGHSEKRCPAVLACIPDNTQQPKAAPAACEPSAPRKDARSEQDKCNREPSGGGGRAGGGAGRDEGGDGERRHKRERSVPRRRAGSREDGRPRRERRAHRKRSRQGRSASPEERGRSRKSRSRSRERRSRREKSQSRGRERDRRASSSRKRSRHRRGDDRPRSGSAGRHRSAWNR